A genomic segment from Aspergillus puulaauensis MK2 DNA, chromosome 1, nearly complete sequence encodes:
- the POL1 gene encoding DNA-directed DNA polymerase alpha catalytic subunit POL1 (BUSCO:EOG09260375;~COG:L;~EggNog:ENOG410PFBM;~InterPro:IPR043502,IPR024647,IPR006172,IPR038256, IPR036397,IPR012337,IPR017964,IPR042087,IPR006133, IPR023211,IPR015088,IPR006134;~PFAM:PF03104,PF08996,PF12254,PF00136;~go_function: GO:0000166 - nucleotide binding [Evidence IEA];~go_function: GO:0003676 - nucleic acid binding [Evidence IEA];~go_function: GO:0003677 - DNA binding [Evidence IEA];~go_function: GO:0003887 - DNA-directed DNA polymerase activity [Evidence IEA];~go_process: GO:0006260 - DNA replication [Evidence IEA]) yields MASARAKLAELRALRASGKKRLSTYEVEEQGDIYEEVDDDGYKKIIRNRLDEDDFVVDDNGEGYADDGREVWNEQTAQYSDESDDENLPARGKAAKRKREEEKQRKEKINNGISKYFNSGPAAAAPKAKPVATAEDDAFLADLLGEVDTNVVSNKAPKHNIVKSETRRKVRILSPPLSEKTRTAKPPRKDENSDPVSPVGEEPALNLDNDDGPLPQADDDDMPMSDPMPSSPVTKAVERKNIVPIKEEPEDDDDDLMEVVQATGHHEAKAQSVNISGSRPPPKIKKEHYPTPASSSPVKSAADVNASWNDVRDKLNVLNSPASSEMRGFGKLRPQDVVEEDGSLRFFWLDYTEVNGSLCLFGKVKNKQNGSYASAFVKVDNVLRKLYFLPREHRHKQGRKTDEEVDMEDVYHEVDQMMSRLRVGMHKIKECTRKYAFEMPGVPRETEYLKLLYPYDKPALPMDTKGETFSHVFGTNTSLFEQFVLWKNIMGPCWLKVEEADFSAVNNASWCKFECQASKPGLITPVPDTENLDPPTLTLISLAFRTQLNVKENKQEILVASGRVYENISLTETSPPEKLPCKTFTVMRPAGSSYPVNFEAEVKRQRGTYMLEKSEQMLLSKFMALFERMDPDVMMGHQLQEVDLSVLLSRLKEKKTPGWHRLGRLKRGEWPKTFNRGGGFFTERHLVAGRLVCDVANDMGKSLMMKCQSWSLTEMCDLYLGAGNSRQELDFEAALKTWATSKDGLVNFVNHCDTDTYFIAALVLRLQMLPLTKVLTNIAGNSWARTLSGTRAERNEYILLHEFHRNKYICPDKYSSKLQKAEEKAQDGDEDDSADKKKKDKYKGGLVFEPERGLYDRFVLVMDFNSLYPSIIQEYNICFTTVDRASVAENENEEKVPEIPATEAEQGILPRIIATLVGRRREVKKLMKDKRATPEQLATWDTKQLAFKLTANSMYGCLGYTQSRFYARPLAMLTTFKGREILRSTKELVESKQLKVIYGDTDSVMINTNMDTISDALRVGDELKKAVNERYRLLEIDIDNIFRRLLLHAKKKYAAINMMEVDGKYVDKLEVKGLDMKRREYCALSKEASQRLLNEVLSGEDQELVLNRVHDYLRELAGNMREFTVPVQKYVIYTKLSKRPEEYPNKETMPPAQVALRELARGRTVRPNDVISYVVTSGDSETSSLPAAKRSYTLQDVVKKDSGLKPDIEFYLLKQIFPPIERLCAPIPGTDAVRLAECLGLDVRKYQINTSSTQNTQNTEIFPLESQIPDSVRFESAARFALTCRHCKERCVFEGLAASAHMCNPHGLICPSPSCQKQFSVLTIVAQLESQIRAQTSKYYEGWLVCDESTCGNRTRQISVYGHRCLGPRGQAEGCLGRMSYEYTEKQMYNQLLYFASLWDVDKARAAAQKEASGEKKDSVAALVEFNRVRFGTVKGVVDAYLKKCGRQWVEMDGLFRFMLA; encoded by the exons ATGGCTTCAGCCCGCGCGAAGTTGGCGGAGCTCCGCGCTCTGCGTGCGTCAGGGAAAAAGCGTCTGTCCACATACGAAGTCGAGGAACAGGGTGATATCTacgaggaggtcgacgatgACGGGTATAAGAAAATTATCCGGAATCGACTTGACGAAGACGATTTTGTGGTCGACGATAATGGCGAGGGATACGCGGATGACGGCCGCGAGGTCTGGAATGAGCAGACGGCTCAGTATAGCGATGAGAGTGACGATGAGAATTTACCGGCGAGAGGAAAGGCTGCTAAACGCAAAcgtgaggaagagaagcagaggaaggaaaagaTCAATAATGGGATCTCGAAATATTTTAACAGTGgaccggcggcggcggctccGAAAGCAAAG CCAGTTGCTACCGCCGAAGACGATGCCTTTCTTGCGGATCTTTTAGGCGAGGTCGATACCAATGTGGTCTCGAACAAGGCTCCGAAGCACAACATCGTAAAGTCGGAAACACGCCGCAAAGTTCGCATATTGTCCCCTCCGCTTTCAGAGAAAACACGCACAGCGAAGCCTCCACGAAAGGATGAGAACAGTGATCCCGTGTCCCCGGTCGGCGAAGAACCGGCCCTCAATCTAGATAACGATGACGGACCCCTTCCTCAGGcggacgacgacgatatgCCCATGAGCGACCCAATGCCCTCCTCTCCAGTTACCAAGGCAGTAGAGCGAAAGAACATAGTCCCTATAAAGGAGGAGCctgaggacgacgatgatgacctTATGGAGGTGGTGCAGGCTACCGGCCATCACGAAGCCAAGGCACAGAGCGTCAACATTTCCGGCAGCCGACCTCCGCCCAAGATCAAAAAGGAACATTATCCGACTCCTGCCAGTTCGTCTCCGGTGAAGTCTGCGGCAGATGTGAATGCTTCCTGGAATGATGTACGCGACAAGTTGAACGTGCTCAACAGCCCAGCGTCGTCTGAAATGCGTGGCTTTGGCAAGCTACGCCCCCAGGACGttgtcgaagaagacggaAGCCTTCGATTCTTCTGGCTTGACTACACGGAGGTCAACGGCAGCCTTTGCTTATTCGGAAAGGTGAAAAACAAGCAAAATGGCTCATATGCTAGCGCCTTCGTCAAGGTGGACAACGTCCTTCGAAAACTATACTTCCTTCCCCGCGAGCACAGACATAAGCAGGGCCGTAAgacggatgaggaggttgatatggaagatGTGTACCATGAAGTCGATCAGATGATGTCGAGGCTGAGGGTTGGCATGCATAAGATCAAAGAATGCACCCGCAAATACGCATTCGAGATGCCCGGTGTTCCAAGAGAAACTGAGTACTTGAAGCTACTCTATCCTTATGACAAGCCGGCTTTACCCATGGACACCAAGGGAGAAACGTTCTCTCATGTTTTCGGAACGAACACTTCATTATTCGAGCAATTCGTCCTCTGGAAGAACATTATGGGTCCTTGCTGGCTCAAGGTCGAAGAAGCTGATTTCTCCGCTGTCAACAATGCCTCGTGGTGTAAATTCGAATGCCAGGCCTCAAAGCCAGGACTTATTACCCCGGTCCCTGACACCGAAAATCTCGACCCGCCAACTCTCACCTTGATCAGTCTCGCTTTCCGAACCCAGCTCAATGTGAAAGAGAACAAGCAAGAGATCTTGGTTGCCAGCGGTCGAGTCTACGAGAACATCTCTCTCACGGAGACGTCTCCACCGGAAAAGCTTCCTTGCAAAACATTCACTGTGATGCGTCCGGCTGGTTCTTCGTATCCAGTGAACTTTGAAGCCGAGGTCAAAAGGCAACGGGGTACATACATGTTAGAGAAGAGCGAGCAGATGTTACTCAGTAAATTCATGGCTCTGTTTGAAAGGATGGATCCAGATGTCATGATGGGCCATCAGCTGCAGGAAGTCGACCTAAGTGTCTTGCTAAGCAGActgaaggagaaaaagacaCCAGGATGGCATCGTCTTGGACGACTCAAACGTGGAGAATGGCCCAAAACCTTCAACAGGGGCGGGGGCTTCTTCACCGAGAGGCACCTAGTTGCCGGAAGATTGGTGTGCGATGTCGCCAATGATATGGGAAAG TCACTGATGATGAAATGTCAATCCTGGAGTTTGACGGAAATGTGCGATCTTTACCTTGGAGCGGGCAATTCGCGGCAAGAGCTAGACTTCGAGGCCGCACTCAAGACATGGGCAACCTCCAAAGATGGGCTTGTCAACTTCGTGAACCATTGCGATACCGATACGTACTTCATTGCTGCCCTAGTTCTGCGGCTTCAGATGCTCCCCCTAACCAAGGTGCTCACAAATATTGCTGGCAATTCCTGGGCCCGAACGCTAAGTGGTACTCGCGCCGAGCGGAACGAGTACATTTTGCTCCACGAATTCCATCGGAACAAGTACATTTGTCCCGACAAATATTCTTCCAAGCTGCAAAaggcggaagagaaggcccAGGATGGGGACGAAGACGATTCAGccgataagaaaaagaaggacaAATACAAAGGTGGTCTCGTTTTCGAGCCTGAAAGAGGACTTTATGACAGGTTTGTTCTTGTCATGGATTTCAACAGTTTGTATCCTAGTATCATTCAAGAGTACAACATTTGCTTCACCACAGTGGATCGGGCATCAGTG GCCGAAAATGAGAATGAGGAAAAGGTGCCAGAAATTCCTGCAACAGAGGCTGAACAGGGTATCCTACCTCGCATTATCGCAACTCTTGTCGGCCGTCGGCGGGAAGTCAAGAAGCTCATGAAGGATAAACGCGCAACTCCTGAGCAGCTTGCCACATGGGACACAAAGCAGTTGGCCTTCAAACTTACCGCCAACTCCATGTACGGATGTCTTGGGTACACACAGAGTCGCTTCTATGCTCGTCCCTTGGCCATGCTCACCACATTCAAGGGTCGTGAGATTCTGCGTAGCACCAAGGAATTAGTGGAAAGCAAACAGCTAAAGGTCATTTACGGTGATACCGATTCCGTCATGATCAACACAAATATGGACACCATCAGCGACGCGCTGAGGGTTGGAGACGAGCTCAAGAAGGCAGTCAACGAACGATATCGACTGTTAGAAATTGACATCGACAACATCTTCCGTCGTCTTCTATTGCACGCCAAGAAGAAGTATGCGGCTATTAATatgatggaggtggatggcAAATACGTCGACAAGCTCGAGGTGAAGGGTTTGGATATGAAGAGACGTGAGTACTGTGCGCTGTCGAAGGAGGCTTCACAGCGACTTTTGAACGAGGTCCTCTCCGGTGAGGATCAGGAGCTTGTCCTGAACCGTGTTCACGATTACTTGCGTGAGTTGGCGGGCAATATGAGAGAATTTACTGTTCCTGTTCAGAAATACGTGATCTACACA AAACTGTCCAAGCGGCCAGAGGAATATCCCAACAAGGAAACTATGCCTCCAGCACAAGTCGCACTGCGAGAACTAGCCCGTGGCAGGACAGTGCGGCCAAACGACGTGATCTCCTACGTCGTAACATCCGGAGACTCAGAGACATCCTCTCTTCCCGCAGCCAAACGCTCGTATACCCTCCAGGACGTGGTCAAAAAGGACTCGGGGCTCAAACCTGACATCGAATTCTACCTTCTCAAACAAATATTCCCCCCCATTGAACGTCTCTGCGCCCCCATCCCCGGCACAGATGCAGTTCGCCTAGCCGAATGCCTCGGCCTCGATGTCCGCAAATACCAAAtcaacacctccagcacCCAAAACACCCAAAACACCGAGATCTTCCCACTAGAATCCCAAATTCCAGACTCGGTCCGCTTCGAATCCGCCGCAAGATTTGCCCTCACCTGCCGGCACTGCAAAGAACGCTGTGTCTTCGAGGGACTCGCAGCGTCAGCCCACATGTGCAACCCCCACGGGCTGATCTGCCCCAGCCCCTCTTGTCAAAAGCAGTTCTCCGTCTTGACAATCGTCGCACAACTCGAAAGCCAAATTCGTGCCCAAACGTCAAAATACTACGAGGGCTGGCTTGTCTGCGACGAATCTACCTGCGGGAACCGCACCCGCCAGATCAGCGTCTACGGACACCGCTGTCTTGGTCCGCGCGGTCAGGCAGAGGGCTGTTTAGGACGCATGTCGTACGAGTACACCGAGAAGCAGATGTACAATCAACTTCTGTATTTCGCTAGCTTGTGGGATGTGGATAAGGCGCGGGCGGCGGCACAGAAGGAGGCGAgcggggagaagaaggatagtGTTGCTGCGTTGGTAGAGTTCAACCGTGTACGCTTTGGGACAGTCAAGGGCGTTGTCGACGCTTACTTGAAGAAATGCGGTAGGCAGtgggtggagatggatgggttGTTCCGGTTTATGTTGGCTTAA